A section of the Lineus longissimus chromosome 1, tnLinLong1.2, whole genome shotgun sequence genome encodes:
- the LOC135485858 gene encoding protoheme IX farnesyltransferase, mitochondrial-like — MLKMKPLILKLAQKAILRHPLCCPATGLCPTSATSRPLTYSVIRKWYATSAAPVPSSKNGNSNLMEKTDASLIKDEPQPASVGQPLKENKAVFSIPLELDNKVSLFIKQSNHLVEVGLKMQTDEFVLFNPKSNKIIDIKLNKENIKNLYNEKDKKEGMPTVESIQEIMWKEQRLDLRRLPNYYMMLSKSRLTALVVITAMAGYGMAPGVFIPSTFILCSLGTALTSAAANATNQYFEVPFDSQMNRTKNRVIVTGKLSPLHSVGFATTSAALGLVILTFGVNPLTAGLGAFNLILYTLAYTPMKRVSITNTWIGAVVGAIPPVMGWTACTGSLDIGAVLLGAILYSWQFPHFNALSWNLRPEYSRAGYRMMSVVNPGLCKRVALRHSAAMIGLCTLAPILDVTTWTFAVDSLPLNLYFTYLAWRFYKQGDSNTSRKLFRFSLVHLPALMLLLLISKKRVKETEESIPVGTGTEAVLSPS, encoded by the exons ATGTTGAAGATGAAAccattgattttaaaactcGCTCAAAAAGCAATTCTGAGACATCCGCTTTGCTGTCCAGCAACTGGTCTTTGCCCCACTTCAGCAACTTCAAGACCACTGACTTATTCTGTCATCCGGAAATGG TACGCCACAAGTGCAGCTCCAGTTCCATCATCAAAAAATGGGAATTCAAACCTGATGGAAAAAACGGATGCCTCTCTCATAAAAGATGAGCCGCAGCCTGCCTCTGTTGGTCAGCCATTAAAAGAGAACAAGGCTGTGTTCTCAATCCCCTTGGAATTGGACAACAAAGTTTCTCTCTTCATCAAACAGTCAAACCACTTGGTAGAAGTTGGCCTCAAAATGCAAACAGATGAATTCGTCCTATTCAACCCTAAGTCCAACAAAATCATTGATATAAAGTTGAATAAGGAGAACATTAAGAACTTGTATAATGAAAAGGATAAGAAAGAGGGAATGCCCACTGTGGAGTCGATACAGGAGATCATGTGGAAAGAACAGAGGCTTGATTTGAGACGGTTGCCAAACTATTATATGATGTTGTCCAAGTCGAGACTAACAG CGCTTGTTGTGATAACCGCCATGGCGGGCTATGGTATGGCACCTGGAGTCTTTATTCCTTCCACTTTCATCTTGTGTTCTTTGGGAACAGCGCTCACATCAGCGGCGGCTAATGCAACAAATCAA tattttgaaGTGCCATTTGACTCTCAGATGAATCGAACCAAGAACAGAGTTATTGTCACAGGAAAACTCAG CCCCCTCCATTCTGTTGGATTTGCAACCACCTCAGCAGCCTTAGGCCTGGTGATCTTGACATTTGGTGTTAACCCATTAACGGCTGGACTGGGAGCGTTTAATCTCATTCTCTACACACTAGCCTATACACCAATGAAGCGGGTCTCCATTACGAACACTTGGATCGGTGCTGTAGTTGGAGCTATTCCTCCTGTGATGGGTTGGACAGCATGTACAGGATCTTTGGATATAG GGGCTGTCTTACTCGGTGCCATACTCTACTCCTGGCAGTTCCCACACTTCAACGCCTTGAGTTGGAATTTACGTCCAGAATATTCAAGAGCTGGCTATCGCATGATGTCGGTCGTCAATCCAGGACTATGTAAACGTGTTGCTCTGCGCCACAGTGCGGCTATGATAGGACTATGCACATTGGCCCCAATATTGGATGTCACAACGTGGACGTTTGCGGTAGATTCTTTACCATTGAATCTTTACTTTACATATTTAGCGTGGAGGTTTTATAAACAAGGGGACAGTAATACGAGTCGGAAGCTATTCAGGTTCAGCTTGGTGCATCTCCCTGCACTCATGTTATTACTGCTTATTAGTAAAAAGAGAGTAAAGGAGACGGAAGAGTCAATACCTGTTGGTACAGGAACAGAAGCAGTCCTGAGCCCTTCTTGA
- the LOC135485865 gene encoding ribonuclease P protein subunit p21-like: MEMSEEKSLKTQRKVAYRESSLHMNYLYQLATCTLAQNPENTNLVRFYLQTMQSIAKKLVLRIDPSIKRTLCKKCYMLLVPGITATVRIKSKKSRQRHTVVQCLECKALKRFNSNSDYKLWTEQNEAWVVKKNPEKVETPSSTTSKKDKTLSKGMEAEKSMPLSTDEGPSSSGNMASTVGKNIAAERTPVEQVETPCTSTPHRKDENNEVSSSSTNDNEIASTPRGNEESSRSSSMDTG; this comes from the exons ATGGAGATGTCCGAGgaaaaaagtttaaaaacacAGAGAAAAGTGGCTTATAGGGAGTCATCACTGCACATGAATTATCTCTACCAG CTTGCAACATGTACCCTGGCTCAGAACCCAGAAAACACCAATTTGGtcaggttttatttacaaaccaTGCAGTCCATTGCCAAGAAACTTGTTTTAAGGAT AGACCCGAGCATCAAACGTACTCTATGCAAGAAATGTTACATGCTGTTAGTCCCTGGAATCACTGCAACAGTTCGCATCAAGAGTAAAA AGAGCAGACAAAGGCACACAGTCGTCCAATGCTTGGAATGTAAGGCACTAAAGAGGTTCAACTCTAATTCTGATTATAAGTTGTGGACAGAACAAAATGAGGCTTGGGTTGTGAAGAAAAATCCAGAAAAAG TGGAGACACCATCTTCAACGACAAGCAAGAAAGATAAAACTTTAAGCAAAGGCATGGAGGCTGAGAAATCCATGCCTTTGAGCACAGACGAAGGACCCTCCTCTTCTGGGAACATGGCATCAACTGTTGGCAAAAACATTGCAGCTGAGAGGACCCCTGTGGAGCAAGTTGAAACACCATGCACATCCACACCTCACAGGAAAGACGAAAATAATGAAGTGTCTTCTTCATCTacaaatgacaatgaaattGCATCAACACCTCGGGGAAACGAAGAGTCTTCTCGATCCTCCAGCATGGACACTGGATGA
- the LOC135485852 gene encoding annexin A5-like — MSYGYQSNYSSGPPPPPRGGGPFGYAAASSGPPPPPPSGYGYQQQSAYNVNYSQGGYQSVYSNSGAVPGFTVPAVQSVQQQYQTVYQGHAPAPCQMPYGMHVKNMDQQMQSAQMQQMQAMQQQYARMAMRGQKKKSRKYDDDDDDDYDSEDDDEEEYRSKGKKKAPKKPVTSEQIAANTDIKAEIKRMTVDELIRRQTCSGTFELTEGTVKPSPKYAAEDPVVKFYSTERSTDLVGKPWDSEADCEYLRKAMKGLGTNEDAIIHVVATRCNAQRQELKKKFKTMYGRDLIDDLHSELSGDFRESIMACFVKPAVYDAWAIKEAIYGLGTDEKTLIEILMTRTNAQLEEMKQVYPDVASPNRKKKANLIERDIKDDTSGDFKRLMIAAVQANRSEIGQEQLEKAVEEQMVNGKGTGIFNVNYQKLANIEAAKRDANLLFKAGEDRWGTDEETFVRIFSTRDYYQLREIWNQYVKITQRDILNSIDRETSGDFKRGLAALVCNIRCRPMYFAQRLRDAMKGLGTDDKTLIRVVVSRAEIDMVQIKQCFLELTKKTLWKWIKEDTSGDYKKILQAIVGKD, encoded by the exons ATGTCCTATGGATATCAG TCCAACTACTCGAGTGGCCCCCCACCGCCGCCTAGAGGAGGAGGGCCTTTCGGGTATGCTGCTGCCTCCTCTGGTCCACCTCCCCCACCACCATCGGGTTATGGCTACCAGCAGCAGAGTGCCTATAATGTCAACTACTCACAAG GAGGCTACCAATCTGTTTATTCTAATAGCGGAGCTGTACCTGGGTTCACCGTTCCTGCGGTTCAGAGTGTTCAGCAGCAGTACCAGACCGTCTACCAAGGACAT GCACCAGCCCCATGCCAGATGCCATACGGCATGCATGTGAAGAATATGGACCAGCAGATGCAGAGTGCCCAGATGCAGCAGATGCAGGCCATGCAGCAGCAGTATGCACGG atggcAATGAGAGGGCAAAAGAAAAAG AGCAGaaagtatgatgatgatgatgatgatgattatgacagtgaggatgatgatgaggaagagTACCGTTCAAAGGGTAAAAAGAAGGCTCCTAAAAAG CCTGTCACAAGTGAACAAATCGCGGCCAATACTGATATCAAGGCCGAGATCAAGCGCATGACGGTCGATGAGCTGATCCGGAGACAGACGTGTTCAGGCACGTTTGAGTTGACTGAAGGCACCGTGAAACCATCGCCAAAGTATGCAGCCGAGGACCCAGTGGTGAAGTTCTATAGTACAGAGCGTTCAACTGACCTTGTTGGCAAGCCGTGGGACTCAGAAGCTGACTGCGAGTACTTGAGGAAGGCCATGAAGGGGTTGG gaaCGAATGAGGATGCGATTATTCATGTTGTTGCCACCAGATGCAATGCACAGAGACAAGAGctgaagaagaaattcaagacCATGTACGGAAGG GACCTGATCGATGACCTCCACAGTGAATTGAGTGGCGACTTCAGGGAGTCAATCATGGCATGTTTCGTAAAGCCAGCCGTCTATGATGCCTGGGCTATCAAAGAGGCGATCTACGGTTTGGGAACAGACGAGAAGACCCTGATTGAGATCTTGATGACAAGGACCAATGCACAGCTAGAAGAAATGAAACAGGTCTATCCCGATG TTGCGAGTCCGAACAGGAAGAAAAAAGCCAACCTAATTGAGCGAGATATAAAAGATGACACAAGTGGAGATTTCAAGCGTCTCATGATTGCTGCCGTCCAAGCCAACCGCAGCGAAATCGGCCAAGAACAGTTGGAAAAAGCCGTCGAAGAGCAAATGGTGAACGGTAAAGGAACGGGAATATTCAATGTCAACTACCAGAAACTTGCTAATATCGAGGCAGCAAAGAGGGATGCAAATTTGCTTTTCAAAGCAG GTGAAGACAGATGGGGAACAGATGAAGAAACGTTTGTCCGTATCTTTTCCACTCGAGATTACTACCAGCTCCGAGAAATCTGGAACCAGTATGTCAAG ATAACACAGCGAGATATACTGAATTCCATTGATAGAGAGACGTCTGGTGACTTCAAGAGAGGCCTGGCTGCCCTTG TTTGTAACATCCGATGCCGTCCGATGTACTTTGCCCAGCGGCTACGTGATGCCATGAAGGGGCTCGGCACTGATGACAAGACACTGATCCGAGTTGTAGTTTCAAGAGCTGAAATCGATATGGTTCAGATCAAGCAATGTTTCCTTGAATTGACGAAGAAGACGCTCTGGAAGTGGATCAAGGAGGACACCagtggtgactacaagaaaaTACTTCAGGCTATCGTAGGGAAAGATTAG
- the LOC135498038 gene encoding DNA-directed RNA polymerase III subunit RPC8-like yields the protein MFVLTEMKDTVRIPPRLFNINLYDGIVESLNKKFANKVVHNVGLCIALWDVTTVEDSYIFPGDGSSHTVVHFRYVVFRPFMEEILQGRIKSCSKEGVHVTLGFFDDILIAADALQHPARFDENEQVWVWEYATEDGSHDLFMDVGEVIRFRVAEETFVDTTPSVPESGSDAKDTYDGDLKKSPYSIVGSISEPGLGLLSWWNNT from the exons ATGTTTGTCCTCACCGAGATGAAGGATACAGTCAGGATACCTCCTCGACTCTTCAATATCAACCTGTATGATGGCATTGTGGAATCTCTCAATAAGAAATTTGCAAACAAA GTTGTGCATAATGTTGGCTTGTGTATAGCACTGTGGGATGTCACGACAGTTGAAGACAGCTACATATTTCCTGGAGACGGCTCCTCCCATACAGTTG TCCACTTCCGCTATGTGGTGTTCCGTCCGTTCATGGAAGAGATTCTCCAGGGCAGGATCAAAAGCTGCAGCAAAGAAGGGGTCCACG TTACTCTTGGTTTCTTTGATGACATCCTGATAGCGGCAGATGCACTACAGCATCCAGCACGATT TGATGAAAATGAGCAGGTGTGGGTGTGGGAGTATGCAACAGAGGATGGTAGTCACGACCTCTTCATGGATGTCGGGGAAGTAATAAG ATTCCGAGTGGCGGAAGAAACCTTCGTTGATACCACCCCTTCTGTACCAGAGTCGGGAAGTGACGCCAAGGACACCTATGATGGAGATCTTAAAAAATCACCATATTCTATTGTG GGTTCAATCAGCGAGCCGGGTCTTGGATTATTGAGTTGGTGGAATAATACGTGA